In Erigeron canadensis isolate Cc75 chromosome 7, C_canadensis_v1, whole genome shotgun sequence, one DNA window encodes the following:
- the LOC122608954 gene encoding uncharacterized protein LOC122608954, whose product MTASEILSHVREDLTYKVRQIQAQVKTTFNVDVSYAKAWNARRIAIERLYGTWPSNFDALPKYVTELQRTNPDTGVEWLHSPTSSSYIHTFKFVFWAFGPTIRAFQHCIPVIFVVGTHLKGSYKGKLLTVVTKNTNGQLLPVIFALVDEESNESWGWFLNLFQKHVESQWQGDLCIISDRHQGILNAVNQIEGWHHRYYLRHVCSNVNSHFKNRRIKNLAWVIGSTSQSSKYTWAVNQVKGEDDAVWPYLRNIGLD is encoded by the coding sequence ATGACTGCTTCTGAAATTTTGTCACATGTGCGGGAGGATTTAACTTATAAAGTCAGACAGATCCAGGCGCAAGTAAAAACAACTTTCAATGTCGATGTGAGCTACGCCAAGGCGTGGAATGCAAGAAGAATAGCAATTGAAAGGTTGTATGGAACTTGGCCGAGTAACTTTGATGCATTGCCCAAGTATGTTACTGAATTACAACGTACTAACCCAGACACTGGTGTGGAATGGCTCCATTCTCCAACCAGTTCAAgctatatacatacattcaagTTTGTATTTTGGGCATTTGGACCGACAATTAGGGCATTCCAACATTGTATTCCAGTGATCTTTGTCGTTGGCACTCATTTAAAAGGCAGCTACAAGGGTAAGTTGCTAACTGTAGTGACGAAGAACACCAATGGACAACTATTGCCGGTCATTTTTGCCTTGGTTGATGAAGAGTCTAATGAAAGTTGGGGATGGTTTCTAAATCTCTTTCAAAAGCATGTCGAATCACAGTGGCAGGGTGATTTGTGTATCATTTCAGACCGTCACCAAGGCATACTTAATGCAGTAAACCAAATTGAGGGGTGGCATCATCGGTATTATTTGAGGCATGTTTGTAGCAATGTGAACTCGCACTTCAAGAACAGGAGAATCAAAAATCTGGCTTGGGTTATCGGTTCCACATCCCAATCATCTAAGTATACTTGGGCGGTGAATCAAGTCAAAGGTGAAGATGATGCTGTTTGGCCGTATTTGAGAAACATTGGTTTAGATTAG